The following proteins are co-located in the [Pasteurella] mairii genome:
- the rpsG gene encoding 30S ribosomal protein S7 — translation MPRRRDVGQRKILPDPKFGSELLAKFINVLMVDGKKSIAEKIVYNALDTLAQRTGKEALEAFEIALENVRPTVEVKSRRVGGSTYQVPVEVRPVRRNALGMRWIVEAARKRGDKSMALRLANELSDASENKGAAVKKREDVHRMAEANKAFAHYRW, via the coding sequence ATGCCACGTCGTCGTGATGTAGGTCAACGCAAGATCCTCCCAGATCCGAAATTCGGTTCAGAATTACTTGCGAAATTCATTAATGTGTTAATGGTAGATGGTAAGAAATCTATCGCTGAAAAAATCGTTTATAACGCGCTTGATACGTTAGCACAACGTACTGGTAAAGAAGCGTTAGAAGCATTTGAAATTGCATTAGAAAACGTGCGCCCAACGGTTGAGGTTAAATCTCGTCGTGTGGGTGGTTCTACATACCAAGTACCTGTTGAAGTGCGTCCAGTTCGTCGTAACGCGTTAGGTATGCGTTGGATTGTGGAAGCTGCACGTAAACGCGGTGATAAATCAATGGCTTTACGTTTAGCTAACGAATTGTCAGATGCGTCTGAAAACAAAGGTGCAGCGGTGAAAAAACGTGAAGACGTTCACCGTATGGCTGAAGCTAACAAAGCGTTTGCACATTACCGTTGGTAA
- the rpsL gene encoding 30S ribosomal protein S12 codes for MATINQLVRKPRVKKVVKSNVPALESCPQKRGVCTRVYTTTPKKPNSALRKVCRIRLTNGYEVTSYIGGEGHNLQEHSVVLIRGGRVKDLPGVRYHTVRGALDCAGVKDRKQGRSKYGVKRPKA; via the coding sequence ATGGCAACTATCAACCAGCTAGTACGCAAACCGCGTGTTAAAAAGGTTGTAAAAAGCAACGTTCCTGCTTTGGAATCTTGTCCGCAGAAACGTGGCGTGTGTACTCGTGTGTACACAACTACACCTAAAAAACCGAATTCTGCATTACGTAAAGTGTGCCGTATTCGTTTAACGAATGGTTACGAAGTAACCTCTTATATCGGCGGTGAAGGTCATAACCTTCAAGAGCATAGTGTTGTGCTTATCCGTGGCGGTCGTGTTAAAGATTTACCGGGTGTGCGTTATCACACCGTACGTGGTGCATTAGACTGTGCCGGTGTTAAAGATCGTAAACAAGGTCGTTCTAAATACGGCGTGAAACGCCCTAAAGCTTAA
- a CDS encoding Mannosyltransferase OCH1 and related enzymes — translation MEKKFEHLFLVDSFWDNLIATLNKKYPYRTFYRGLVPKFLRRLWERKLNLIKQEKIARAWNVLIEHYLSGAIPAFTLSAKQTFPDQKIIWQYWGQPCEFHELPETVQICFKSAERFADGYRIIRLNDKNIEEYLDLPDFVAEKRKNPAFKYAFFADLLRLALLDTYGGIWMDATILLTGEIPDEMREQSFFMFQRDKNSENKALWPKPNQYFSWEEEHKINFLNSFICAKQNDFVIHSLLNLLLIFWKTQNNIPHYFFFQILMNTFIHHYFPDKRGIVIDDTIPHLLAKNIKNRFDPELYAQITAKTSIHKLTYTKKYASDSFFAALKAHYLKQKS, via the coding sequence ATGGAAAAAAAGTTTGAACATCTTTTTTTAGTGGATTCTTTTTGGGATAATCTCATTGCGACTTTAAATAAAAAATATCCATATCGCACGTTTTATCGAGGGTTGGTTCCCAAATTTTTGCGTCGCCTTTGGGAGCGAAAACTTAACTTGATAAAACAAGAGAAAATTGCGCGCGCATGGAATGTGTTAATTGAACATTATCTATCAGGTGCTATTCCTGCATTTACACTTTCTGCTAAGCAAACTTTTCCCGATCAAAAAATCATTTGGCAATATTGGGGACAGCCTTGTGAATTTCATGAATTGCCGGAAACGGTGCAAATCTGTTTTAAATCTGCCGAGCGTTTTGCCGATGGTTATCGCATTATCCGTTTAAATGATAAGAATATTGAGGAATATTTAGATTTACCGGATTTTGTCGCGGAAAAACGCAAAAATCCAGCGTTTAAATATGCATTTTTTGCGGATCTTTTACGTTTAGCACTATTGGATACTTACGGCGGTATATGGATGGATGCGACGATATTATTGACTGGAGAAATTCCGGATGAAATGCGAGAACAATCTTTTTTTATGTTTCAACGGGATAAAAATTCAGAAAATAAAGCATTATGGCCAAAACCCAATCAATACTTTTCTTGGGAAGAGGAACATAAAATTAATTTTTTAAATAGTTTTATTTGTGCCAAACAAAATGATTTTGTTATCCATAGTTTACTTAATTTATTGCTAATTTTTTGGAAAACGCAAAATAATATACCGCACTATTTCTTTTTTCAGATCTTAATGAATACATTCATCCATCATTATTTTCCGGATAAACGAGGAATAGTGATTGATGACACCATTCCTCATCTATTGGCAAAAAATATTAAAAATAGATTTGATCCTGAATTGTATGCGCAGATTACCGCGAAAACGTCAATTCATAAATTAACCTATACCAAAAAGTATGCCTCGGATTCTTTTTTTGCTGCGTTAAAAGCGCATTATTTGAAGCAGAAATCATGA
- the lex1 gene encoding lipooligosaccharide biosynthesis protein, whose protein sequence is MTATLVPLFIINMKTSIDRKAFIQHQFDSLMQHHPAAHIDYQFFEAINGKDNPDFPLFKKHNAKKRFERKGSVSTLGQLGCFASHYLLWEKCVALNAPIVVLEDDAILQQNFLSAYHFLCQGANQFEFLWLSPPSPAKRNQPEKPIYAIPNSDNYVAQFYGQWSNTTGYYLTPKAAKKFLAQAQEWIFDVDITMERYWENNVPYLALKPFCLEPNFALESNVPIDKGRANRTLLIRLKREYYKIQDKMKKRIFDLRHR, encoded by the coding sequence ATGACAGCAACCTTGGTTCCCCTCTTTATTATCAATATGAAAACGTCGATTGATAGAAAAGCCTTTATTCAACATCAATTTGACAGTTTAATGCAACATCATCCCGCCGCACACATTGACTATCAGTTTTTTGAAGCGATAAACGGTAAAGACAATCCGGATTTTCCTTTGTTTAAAAAACATAATGCGAAAAAACGTTTTGAACGCAAAGGCAGCGTGTCTACCCTGGGGCAATTGGGCTGTTTTGCGAGCCACTATTTATTATGGGAAAAATGTGTTGCGTTAAATGCGCCGATCGTGGTGTTGGAAGATGATGCCATTTTGCAGCAAAACTTTTTATCCGCTTACCACTTTCTTTGTCAGGGCGCCAATCAATTTGAATTTTTATGGCTTAGCCCACCTTCTCCGGCAAAACGCAATCAGCCGGAAAAACCGATTTATGCCATTCCTAATAGCGATAATTATGTGGCGCAATTTTATGGTCAGTGGAGCAATACCACCGGCTATTATTTAACACCAAAAGCGGCAAAAAAATTTTTAGCCCAAGCACAAGAATGGATTTTTGATGTGGATATTACCATGGAGCGCTATTGGGAAAATAACGTTCCTTACTTGGCATTAAAACCGTTTTGTCTTGAACCGAATTTTGCATTGGAAAGTAATGTACCGATTGATAAAGGTCGCGCCAATCGCACCTTACTTATTCGCTTAAAAAGAGAATATTATAAAATCCAAGATAAAATGAAAAAACGTATTTTTGATTTGAGACATCGGTAA
- the rpmE1 gene encoding 50S ribosomal protein L31, whose product MKQGIHPEYKEITATCSCGNVIKTRSTVGKDLNLDVCSNCHPFYTGKQRVVDTGGRVERFNKRFSIPSKK is encoded by the coding sequence ATGAAACAAGGTATTCACCCAGAATATAAAGAAATTACTGCAACTTGTTCTTGCGGTAATGTGATCAAAACTCGCTCAACCGTGGGTAAAGATTTAAACTTGGACGTGTGCAGTAATTGCCACCCATTCTACACGGGTAAACAACGTGTGGTTGACACCGGCGGTCGTGTAGAACGTTTCAACAAACGTTTCAGCATTCCAAGCAAAAAATAA
- the priA gene encoding primosomal protein N' — MQLVRIALAVPLFQFFDYLLSQGQTPALGCRVLVPFGKQNKVGIVVGFPRQTEVPTEQLKRLIAILDEQSIFPSPLWQLLHWAADYYQTPLGDVLFQALPVKLRQGESAVEKSKTLFKLTALGAQTLAENPLKRALKQREALQSLKEIPLEKGNNAFNSAIWSALKTKGWVEEIEQEMRPLSWQQQLADRPIVNQQNRLTLNKQQTLVISQLVFHEGFATWLLDGITGSGKTEIYLQYIEEILKKDQQVLVLVPEIALTPQTVQRFQSRFNVAIDVLHSNLNDTQRLQVWQRARSGQNAIVIGTRSALFTPFLQLGLIVIDEEHDPSFKQQEGWRYHARDLAVVYANRLNIPIILGSATPCLESLNNVKRGKYRHLVLSKRAGNATALRHCVIDLKQQRLQQGLSDALLNVMQEHLQRGNQVLLFLNRRGFAPVLLCHECGWIYQCQHCDKPYTYHQSHRVLRCHHCASQKPIPMQCGACGSTHLITTGLGTEQLEESLSARFPQFKVTRIDRDSTARKGSLEQHLADIRQGKSQILIGTQMLAKGHHFPNVTLVALLNVDNALFSLDFRAEERLAQLYIQVAGRAGRAEKQGEVVLQTHYPDHPLLRCLLIKGYGAFADQSLQLRQQIGLPPFSAQALFNAQSKKTEDAEQFLQQIAEDFYALRQQAQDLELQILGPLPAPFSKKAGFYRWQLLLQHPSRMKLQHFLHQIQLQNLSKSAQVRWILDVDPLDLS; from the coding sequence ATGCAACTTGTTCGTATCGCGTTGGCGGTTCCTTTGTTTCAGTTTTTTGATTATCTCTTGTCGCAGGGTCAAACCCCGGCGTTAGGTTGTCGCGTCTTGGTGCCTTTCGGTAAACAAAACAAAGTTGGCATTGTGGTGGGATTTCCGAGGCAAACAGAAGTGCCAACAGAACAATTAAAAAGGCTCATCGCTATCCTTGATGAGCAATCGATCTTTCCCTCACCACTTTGGCAATTATTGCATTGGGCAGCAGATTATTATCAAACGCCGCTCGGTGATGTATTATTTCAAGCGTTGCCCGTTAAATTGCGCCAAGGCGAAAGTGCGGTCGAAAAAAGCAAAACATTGTTTAAATTGACCGCACTTGGCGCGCAAACTTTAGCCGAAAATCCACTTAAACGGGCGCTAAAACAGCGAGAAGCCTTGCAATCTCTCAAGGAAATCCCTTTGGAAAAAGGCAACAACGCTTTTAATTCTGCCATTTGGTCGGCATTAAAAACCAAGGGTTGGGTTGAAGAAATTGAGCAGGAAATGCGCCCATTAAGCTGGCAACAGCAACTTGCCGATCGTCCGATCGTCAATCAACAAAATCGCTTAACCCTCAATAAACAGCAGACCTTAGTGATAAGTCAATTGGTCTTCCATGAAGGGTTTGCCACTTGGTTGTTGGATGGTATTACCGGTTCAGGCAAAACGGAAATCTATCTACAATATATCGAAGAAATTCTGAAAAAAGATCAGCAAGTTTTAGTGTTAGTGCCAGAAATTGCCTTAACGCCACAAACCGTACAACGCTTTCAATCTCGTTTTAACGTCGCTATTGACGTACTGCATTCCAATTTAAACGATACGCAGCGCTTACAAGTGTGGCAACGGGCAAGATCGGGACAAAATGCCATAGTAATTGGCACAAGATCGGCACTTTTCACACCATTTTTACAACTAGGCTTAATTGTTATCGACGAAGAACATGATCCCTCCTTTAAACAACAAGAAGGCTGGCGCTACCATGCGCGCGATTTGGCGGTGGTGTACGCCAATCGCTTAAATATTCCGATTATTCTCGGCTCGGCAACCCCCTGTTTGGAGAGCTTAAATAATGTAAAACGCGGCAAATATCGCCATTTAGTATTATCAAAAAGAGCAGGAAATGCCACCGCACTTCGCCATTGTGTCATTGATTTAAAACAGCAACGCTTGCAACAAGGCTTATCTGATGCCTTGCTTAATGTGATGCAGGAACATTTACAGCGTGGCAACCAAGTGCTACTGTTTTTAAATCGACGAGGTTTTGCCCCAGTATTATTGTGCCACGAATGCGGTTGGATTTACCAATGTCAACATTGTGATAAACCCTACACTTATCACCAATCGCACCGCGTATTGCGCTGCCACCATTGTGCGTCGCAAAAACCCATTCCAATGCAATGTGGCGCTTGCGGCTCAACCCATTTAATCACCACAGGACTCGGCACGGAACAACTAGAAGAAAGCTTAAGCGCGCGCTTTCCGCAATTTAAGGTGACGCGCATTGACCGCGACAGCACCGCGCGCAAAGGATCTCTTGAACAACATTTAGCGGATATTCGCCAAGGCAAAAGCCAAATTTTAATCGGTACACAAATGTTAGCCAAGGGTCACCATTTCCCCAATGTCACCTTGGTTGCCTTATTGAATGTGGATAACGCCTTGTTTTCTTTGGATTTTCGCGCCGAAGAACGCCTTGCTCAATTATATATTCAAGTTGCCGGTCGCGCAGGACGCGCGGAAAAACAAGGTGAAGTGGTGTTGCAAACCCACTATCCCGACCACCCGCTACTACGCTGTTTGCTGATCAAAGGTTATGGCGCCTTTGCCGACCAATCCTTACAATTAAGGCAACAAATTGGTCTTCCACCATTTAGTGCGCAAGCGTTATTTAACGCGCAAAGCAAAAAAACCGAAGACGCCGAACAGTTTTTACAACAAATTGCTGAGGATTTTTATGCTCTACGTCAACAGGCGCAAGATCTGGAACTGCAAATTTTAGGACCACTGCCTGCGCCATTTAGCAAGAAAGCGGGCTTTTATCGTTGGCAATTGTTGCTACAGCACCCATCACGCATGAAACTACAGCATTTCTTGCACCAAATTCAACTGCAAAATCTGTCCAAATCCGCTCAAGTGCGGTGGATTTTAGACGTAGATCCCTTGGATCTCAGTTAA
- the ftsN gene encoding Cell division protein FtsN — MAKRDYAPRGKKKKSAPNKSLLLILALCVVAGFAAGLYFLKEKSPQVQVAVEKTEKPQPKSVLPTPPEEVWSYIKALETRTVPVDNHSQSLENNMRLTEEQKKILLEMEEKQKQAELAKAKQAEERKTADSKSEAVKPAEVNVVESKPATQSALVAPQTAENKTTEMKKNEPEKKTAALSNHDKKFGLQCGAFKNREQAENMQARLIMAGFNARVSSSADWNRVVVGPIGDRSTTNVALNKAKSVGTCVVIGM, encoded by the coding sequence GTGGCAAAACGTGATTATGCGCCTCGCGGAAAGAAAAAAAAATCCGCCCCCAATAAATCGTTATTACTCATTCTTGCCCTTTGCGTGGTCGCAGGCTTTGCCGCTGGTTTGTATTTTTTAAAAGAAAAATCCCCACAAGTACAAGTTGCTGTAGAGAAAACGGAAAAGCCGCAACCGAAAAGCGTTTTGCCAACGCCGCCGGAAGAAGTGTGGAGCTATATTAAAGCACTGGAAACCAGAACCGTGCCCGTGGATAATCATTCGCAGTCGTTGGAAAACAATATGCGTTTGACGGAAGAACAGAAAAAAATCCTGTTGGAGATGGAAGAAAAGCAAAAACAAGCAGAATTAGCCAAAGCCAAACAAGCCGAAGAACGTAAAACAGCGGACAGCAAATCAGAAGCAGTAAAACCGGCTGAAGTGAATGTAGTAGAAAGTAAACCGGCAACGCAAAGCGCGCTAGTAGCCCCCCAAACTGCAGAAAACAAAACCACTGAAATGAAAAAAAACGAGCCAGAGAAAAAAACAGCTGCCCTATCAAATCACGATAAAAAATTCGGTTTACAATGCGGTGCATTTAAAAATCGAGAGCAAGCAGAAAATATGCAAGCACGTTTGATCATGGCAGGATTTAATGCCAGAGTGAGCAGTAGCGCCGATTGGAATCGTGTTGTTGTTGGTCCAATTGGCGACAGAAGTACGACCAATGTGGCATTAAATAAGGCGAAATCGGTGGGAACCTGTGTGGTTATCGGGATGTAA
- a CDS encoding TetR family transcriptional regulator — translation MQSPTLQCESEMPEHIFKAIERLMAEEGLHNLSMHKIAKEANISAGTIYIYFKSKDELLEKFAYHLFLRFDQVLKKAKNNSCSYFEQYQKMWWDVWSFFNDNPTSIINLNQYQSLPHFHQLCENWEKESYWANFCQDAIQADVLCDLPAHILFLLGLGSAIKLSANCHLLKKELSNEILEDVIERTWRSIQK, via the coding sequence ATGCAATCACCCACTCTTCAATGCGAAAGCGAAATGCCAGAGCATATTTTTAAAGCAATTGAACGATTAATGGCGGAAGAAGGGCTGCACAACCTTTCTATGCATAAAATTGCTAAAGAGGCAAACATTTCTGCCGGTACGATTTATATTTACTTTAAAAGTAAAGATGAATTATTGGAAAAATTTGCATACCATTTATTTCTCAGGTTTGACCAAGTATTAAAAAAAGCGAAAAATAATTCCTGTAGTTATTTTGAACAATATCAAAAAATGTGGTGGGATGTTTGGTCTTTTTTTAATGATAACCCAACATCTATCATTAATTTAAACCAATATCAATCGCTCCCTCATTTTCATCAACTTTGCGAAAACTGGGAAAAAGAAAGTTACTGGGCAAATTTTTGTCAAGACGCGATTCAAGCTGATGTATTATGCGATTTACCCGCTCACATTCTCTTTTTATTAGGTTTGGGCAGCGCTATCAAACTTTCCGCTAATTGTCACTTGTTAAAAAAAGAATTATCAAATGAAATTTTAGAAGATGTCATTGAGCGCACGTGGCGTTCAATTCAAAAATAA